One segment of Drosophila mauritiana strain mau12 chromosome 3R, ASM438214v1, whole genome shotgun sequence DNA contains the following:
- the LOC117144456 gene encoding 26S proteasome regulatory subunit 8, with protein MNKDLGAPSEGSDGFHSYFTQKISELQFTVNERQKNLLRLQAQRNELNLKVRLLREELQLLQEQGSYIAEVVKPMDKNKVLVKVHPEGKYVVDVDKTINIKDVTPSSRVALRNESYTLHKILPNKVDPLVSLMLVEKVPDSTYEMVGGLDKQIQEIKEVIELPVKHPELFDALGIAQPKGVLLYGPPGTGKTLLARAVAHHTECTFIRVSGSELVQKFIGEGSRMVRELFVMAREHAPSIIFMDEIDSIGSARLETGTGDSEVQRTMLELLNQLDGFEATKNIKVIMATNRIDVLDQALLRPGRIDRKIEFPPPNEEARLDILKIHSRKMNLTRGIDLRKIAEQMPGASGAEVKGVCTEAGMYALRERRVHVTQEDFEMAVSKVMMKDSEKNMSIRKFWK; from the exons ATGAACAAAGACTTAGGAGCGCCCTCAGAGGGCTCAGATGGCTTTCATTCTTATTTTACTCAGAAAATATCAGAGCTGCAGTTCACTGTGAACGAGCGCCAAAAGAACTTGCTCCGTTTGCAGGCTCAGAGAAATGAACTCAACCTCAAGG TTCGCTTGCTGCGCGAGGAGCTGCAGTTGCTCCAGGAGCAGGGGAGCTATATTGCGGAGGTTGTGAAGCCCATGGACAAGAATAAGGTCCTGGTGAAGGTTCATCCCGAGGGCAAGTACGTGGTGGATGTGGACAAGACCATCAATATCAAGGATGTGACTCCCAGCAGCAGAGTGGCCCTGCGAAACGAGAGCTACACGCTGCACAAAATCCTGCCCAATAAGGTGGACCCATTAGTATCCCTTATGTTGGTGGAAAAGGTGCCAGACTCCACCTACGAAATGGTGGGTGGCTTGGACAAGCAGATCCAGGAGATCAAGGAGGTGATTGAGCTGCCTGTAAAGCATCCGGAATTATTTGACGCCTTGGGCATTGCCCAGCCAAAGGGAGTGCTCCTCTATGGACCGCCTGGAACTGGGAAAACCCTCTTAGCCCGAGCTGTAGCCCATCACACGGAGTGCACTTTCATACGGGTTTCGGGGTCGGAACTGGTGCAGAAATTCATCGGCGAGGGCTCGAGAATGGTGAGGGAGCTTTTTGTGATGGCCAGAGAACACGCTCCATCCATAATCTTCATGGACGAGATCGACTCGATTGGTTCCGCTCGACTGGAAACCGGAACAGGGGATTCGGAGGTCCAGCGAACCATGCTGGAGCTTCTGAACCAACTGGACGGCTTCGAGGCAACTAAAAACATCAAGGTGATCATGGCCACCAATCGCATCGATGTCTTGGATCAGGCACTACTGCGTCCTGGTCGCATTGACCGCAAGATCGAGTTTCCGCCACCAAATGAGGAGGCCAGATTGGATATCCTGAAGATACATTCTCGCAAGATGAACCTTACCAGAGGCATCGATCTTCGCAAGATTGCGGAACAAATGCCAGGGGCTTCCGGTGCTGAAGTCAAGGGTGTTTGTACCGAGGCGGGAATGTATGCCTTAAGGGAAAGACGGGTCCATGTCACCCAGGAGGACTTTGAAATGGCCGTGTCCAAGGTAATGATGAAGGACTCCGAGAAGAACATGTCCATCAGAAAGTTCTGGAAATAG
- the LOC117144455 gene encoding sodium-independent sulfate anion transporter, producing the protein MSQRADSGHTNSGFNGGSEVSLDIPTNTLYHTSRDCIVQEEQGPDESCLEGTQSCCSNLWSNIFRKKTLYKRFPILVWLPQYKKDYIFGDIVAGISVALTVIPQALAYAGIAGLDLQYGLYACFLGCFIYIFIGSSKDVPIGPTAISALLSFQIAGGSWQMATLLTFLTGLIEILMGVFRLGFLIDFVSGPVGAGFTSAVSLIIFSSQMKDFLGIKTSGNTFLQVWISIVNDIYNISWPDFILGIVCITLLLSLRALASCTLGPKEGKTTAQKLLTGIFWTIGTARNALLVCGTAGLGYWLFVNGKENLVKTVGFVPKGLPSFQPPPFHMDAVVNETTGDVLQEAQSFWDMVSTLGSGLIVVPLIALLETMAVVQAFADGKPTDATQELIASGVCNVANSFVQGLRSNGGIARGAILNASGVRTQLSNLYTSVIVIIALLYLTPCFYYIPKAALASIIIAAVIFMVQYRVIKPMWHSKKTDLIPGLGAFFACLVLPLQLGILVGIGINVVFILYQAARPKLSIETLATTTGLKYLMLTPDRCLIFPSMEFVRKVINKQGQKSTLPVVIDCTHIYGADFTAAKVISTMVMDFKLREQPLFFYNLQPRVAQVFEGLNKDLVVIYDISTLHAKLAEKSPPI; encoded by the exons ATGAGCCAGAGAGCTGACAGCGGCCACACGAACAGTGGCTTCAATGGCGGATCCGAGGTGTCCTTGGACATACCCACCAACACGCTGTACCACACCTCGCGCGACTGCATTGTGCAGGAGGAGCAGGGTCCCGATGAGAGCTGCCTGGAGGGAACTCAGAGCTGTTGCTCAAACCTCTGGTCCAACATCTTCAGGAAGAAAACGCTGTACAAGCGATTCCCGATCCTGGTGTGGCTGCCCCAGTACAAAAAGGACTATATCTTCGGTGACATAGTGGCGGGCATTTCGGTGGCCCTGACGGTGATTCCCCAGGCCCTGGCCTATGCCGGAATAGCAGGACTGGATCTGCAGTACGGCCTGTACGCCTGCTTCCTGGGCTGcttcatatacatatttattggGTCCAGTAAGGATGTGCCCATTGGACCTACAGCCATATCAGCGCTGCTGTCCTTTCAAATCGCTGGTGGCAGTTGGCAGATGGCCACCTTGCTGACCTTCCTCACAGGTCTCATTGAGATCCTGATGGGTGTTTTCCGGCTAGGATTTCTCATCGACTTCGTTTCTGGTCCCGTTGGAGCGGGATTCACAAGTGCCGTGTCCTTGATCATATTCAGCTCACAGATGAAGGACTTCTTGGGCATCAAAACCAGCGGCAACACCTTCCTGCAAGTGTGGATTAGCATTGTGAACGATATATACAACATCAGCTGGCCGGACTTCATCTTGGGAATCGTCTGCATTACTCTGCTCCTGAGCCTGAGAGCCCTGGCCAGTTGTACCTTGGGTCCCAAGGAGGGAAAGACCACCGCCCAAAAGCTGCTGACCGGCATTTTCTGGACCATCGGAACTGCCCGCAATGCCCTGCTGGTCTGTGGAACTGCTGGCCTGGGTTACTGGTTGTTTGTCAACGGCAAGGAGAATCTCGTGAAGACAGTTGGCTTTGTGCCCAAGGGGTTGCCCTCCTTCCAGCCACCACCCTTCCACATGGATGCCGTTGTCAACGAAACCACAGGAGATGTCCTTCAGGAGGCCCAGAGCTTCTGGGACATGGTCAGCACCCTGGGATCTGGGCTCATTGTGGTTCCATTGATTGCTCTTCTGGAAACTATGGCCGTTGTTCAGGCTTTCG CTGATGGCAAACCCACAGACGCCACGCAGGAGCTGATAGCCTCTGGAGTGTGCAACGTGGCCAACTCCTTTGTCCAGGGTCTACGGAGCAATGGTGGCATCGCCAGGGGAGCCATCCTGAATGCCAGTGGAGTGAGGACCCAGCTGTCTAATCTCTATACCAGCGTGATAGTGATAATCGCCCTGTTGTACCTCACGCCCTGCTTTTACTACATTCCTAAGGCGGCTCTGGCCTCCATTATCATTGCGGCGGTTATTTTCATGGTCCAGTACCGAGTGATCAAGCCCATGTGGCACAGTAAAA AAACCGATCTCATTCCCGGCCTGGGCGCCTTTTTCGCCTGTCTGGTTCTGCCCCTGCAACTGGGCATCCTCGTGGGCATCGGCATCAATGTGGTCTTCATCCTCTACCAGGCAGCCCGACCAAAGCTGAGCATCGAAACGCTGGCG ACAACTACTGGTCTGAAATACCTGATGCTCACCCCCGATCGCTGCCTGATCTTCCCCTCGATGGAGTTTGTGCGCAAGGTGATCAACAAGCAGGGTCAGAAGTCCACACTGCCGGTGGTCATCGATTGCACCCACATCTATGGAGCGGACTTCACGGCCGCCAAGGTGATATCCACCATGGTGATGGACTTCAAGCTGCGGGAGCAGCCCCTGTTCTTCTACAACCTGCAGCCGCGAGTGGCGCAGGTCTTCGAGGGGCTGAACAAGGATCTGGTGGTCATATACGATATCAGCACCCTGCACGCCAAGCTGGCGGAGAAGTCGCCCCCGATCTGA